One stretch of Janibacter limosus DNA includes these proteins:
- a CDS encoding WXG100 family type VII secretion target produces MNASVTHGADSTRLREIGDQLIAEGRWLREFEQQGSAQIAVLADAWSGQDSADFARDWDVARQRLEEAGALLQHSGAQARAQAADQDSASGGSDGISPPVPGPKAPQRPPDVAANLQDRLEAMTPQERAAFLASDEFRDLATADPEGTKEALDQAFDDGLFEDDPQPYADYLEQYWIDQALREAGIDPAEWDPTQGFEGNEEIITKVYEYYGQLYLDNPDLSWAAMANMIGPSFAGGFADLGMMREIAQRVEQGAQVLPEPDRTLMRELASMSDEDLKFYETSLLSMQQEIFFDQGSMHQAYVDGGIEEIERMHAAGLVDDNSLQAWEGIDSGDPDRVADGNHRLLWREQNQIIVDDYQNMYHHMPTGPAVTYGMTLIGAPTIPGARTFGQVFPVTVDVETAGPQNIPFTSRDNPLQGTVTVTTPLPNGNVADQSSRWALIEQDTWPAFTDLSEDEIRTIVESDFDTRLQEGRPSHNVDEIVLRLLRGFDVDARQ; encoded by the coding sequence GTGAATGCATCGGTGACGCACGGCGCGGACTCGACGAGACTGCGTGAGATCGGCGACCAGCTGATCGCCGAGGGCAGGTGGCTCAGGGAGTTCGAGCAGCAGGGCAGCGCACAGATCGCCGTGCTGGCGGACGCCTGGTCAGGGCAGGACTCCGCAGACTTCGCACGCGACTGGGACGTGGCGCGGCAGCGGCTGGAGGAGGCGGGAGCTCTCCTGCAGCACTCCGGCGCACAAGCTCGGGCACAGGCCGCGGACCAGGACTCGGCGAGCGGCGGCTCGGATGGGATCTCGCCACCGGTGCCGGGGCCCAAGGCGCCGCAACGACCGCCGGACGTCGCGGCGAACCTCCAGGACCGGCTGGAGGCCATGACACCGCAGGAGCGGGCGGCCTTCCTCGCGAGTGACGAGTTCCGAGACCTGGCGACCGCTGACCCGGAGGGGACCAAGGAGGCGCTCGACCAGGCCTTCGACGACGGGCTCTTCGAGGACGACCCACAGCCGTACGCGGACTACCTCGAGCAGTACTGGATCGACCAGGCCCTGCGTGAGGCGGGCATCGACCCGGCGGAGTGGGATCCGACGCAGGGGTTCGAGGGCAACGAGGAGATCATCACCAAGGTCTACGAGTACTACGGTCAGCTGTACCTGGACAACCCCGACCTCTCATGGGCGGCCATGGCCAACATGATCGGGCCGAGCTTCGCCGGTGGCTTTGCCGACCTCGGCATGATGCGCGAGATCGCGCAGCGCGTGGAGCAGGGGGCCCAGGTCCTCCCGGAGCCGGACCGCACCCTCATGCGCGAGCTGGCGTCGATGAGCGACGAGGACCTGAAGTTCTACGAGACGAGCCTGCTGTCCATGCAGCAGGAGATCTTCTTCGACCAAGGATCGATGCACCAGGCCTATGTGGACGGGGGCATCGAGGAGATCGAGCGGATGCACGCCGCCGGTCTTGTCGACGACAACTCACTGCAGGCCTGGGAGGGGATCGACTCCGGTGACCCGGATCGGGTGGCGGACGGCAACCACCGGCTCCTGTGGCGCGAGCAGAACCAGATCATCGTCGACGACTACCAGAACATGTACCACCACATGCCGACCGGGCCCGCCGTCACCTACGGGATGACCCTCATCGGTGCACCGACCATCCCCGGGGCGCGGACCTTCGGACAGGTCTTCCCGGTCACGGTGGACGTCGAGACCGCCGGTCCCCAGAACATCCCCTTCACGTCGCGGGACAACCCCCTGCAGGGGACGGTCACGGTGACCACACCCCTTCCCAACGGCAACGTCGCCGACCAGTCCTCGCGCTGGGCCCTGATCGAGCAGGACACCTGGCCGGCCTTCACGGACCTGTCCGAGGACGAGATCCGCACGATCGTCGAGTCCGACTTCGACACCCGGCTCCAGGAGGGCCGGCCCAGCCACAATGTCGACGAGATCGTCCTGCGCCTCCTGCGCGGGTTCGACGTCGACGCGCGACAGTAG
- a CDS encoding Rne/Rng family ribonuclease, translating into MATDNDNQRDESFEEDVTTAEDETTQQPAPVAAVPSFGLLFQPPTTVAAPPRRRAPEPEPADEDSYEDDVDTRDERGSDRNDRDDRNDRDDRNDRDDRNDRDDRSERDESNDSSDSSESSDDDNTQGEGGRRRRRRGGRGRNSNNRSTDSSDDGSAASGDASSSDTTSSDASSSDSDSSSDDTSSDTSDDDSSDEGSGNGNNGGGSSRNRGRGRGRGRGNKQQDEPTDDSDADDTSAEDDSDDSDDSDDDGGSSSRRRRRRRRGGSGGGNNNGGSRQEDPPGTTTRVRESRRDEVQSIKGSTRLEAKKQRRREGREQGRRRTIITEAEFLARRESVERVMVVRQQGERTQIAVLEDGVLAEHYVSRETTSTLVGNVYLGRVQNVLPSMEAAFIDIGKGRNAVLYAGEVNWEAQGVGNGQARRIENAMSAGDSVLVQVTKDPVGHKGARLTSQISLPGRYVVYVPEGSMTGISRKLPDTERSRLKAILKQVVPDSAGVIVRTAAEGASEKELTADVERLTKAWDKVSEAAETKKVKKGSSGGAPVLLHAEPDMTVRVIRDIFNEDFASMVVSGESAWREIKGYVDAVAPDLSDRLEQWTGEGDVFGAHRVDEGISKAMDRKVWLPSGGSLVIDRTEAMTVVDVNTGKFIGSGGNLEETVTKNNLEAAEEIVRQLRLRDIGGIIVVDFIDMVLEANRDLVVRRLLECLGRDRTKHQVAEVTSLGLVQMTRKRVGAGLIEVFSEECEHCQGRGIIVHSEPVHHDPGGHAGGNHGGSGGGNGNGGGRSRRGRSKGESDSSQQRQEPVEETTDANGRTAAQIAAAAHAAAIKNISGEPGEDDVAELEVPALDQPVVEEPAPEEATAPEPEAPKRRRGGRRAASSAGAPVALEPVDLTPATEPEPEVAPEPVEAATPEPEPALETEPEPEPEAPKRRRGGRRAASSAGAPVALTPVDLTAPVETPAAPITKVAGESGEAPTTPVADPEPAAPARPKRKRVTSQAGPPQA; encoded by the coding sequence ATGGCCACCGACAACGACAACCAGCGTGACGAGTCCTTCGAAGAGGACGTCACCACCGCCGAGGACGAGACCACCCAGCAGCCGGCTCCGGTCGCGGCCGTGCCGTCCTTCGGACTGCTCTTCCAGCCGCCGACGACCGTCGCCGCGCCGCCGCGCCGCCGAGCCCCAGAGCCGGAGCCTGCGGACGAGGACTCCTACGAGGACGACGTCGACACGCGCGACGAGCGTGGCAGCGACCGCAATGATCGCGACGACCGCAATGATCGCGACGACCGCAATGATCGCGACGACCGCAACGATCGCGACGACCGCAGCGAGCGCGACGAGAGCAACGACTCCAGCGACTCCAGCGAGTCCAGCGACGACGACAACACCCAGGGCGAAGGGGGCCGCCGTCGCCGTCGTCGTGGTGGCCGGGGCCGCAACAGCAACAACCGCTCGACGGACTCCTCCGATGACGGCTCCGCCGCGTCCGGCGACGCCTCCTCGAGTGACACCACCTCGAGCGACGCCTCCTCGAGTGACAGCGACTCCTCGAGCGATGACACCTCGTCCGACACCTCGGACGACGACTCCTCCGACGAGGGCTCGGGCAACGGCAACAACGGCGGCGGCAGCAGCCGCAACCGGGGTCGTGGCCGCGGTCGGGGTCGGGGCAACAAGCAGCAGGACGAGCCCACCGACGACTCCGACGCCGACGACACCTCCGCCGAGGACGACTCCGACGACAGCGACGACTCCGACGACGACGGCGGCTCGAGCTCGCGTCGTCGCCGGCGTCGTCGGCGTGGTGGCAGCGGTGGCGGCAACAACAACGGCGGCAGCCGGCAGGAGGACCCGCCCGGCACCACGACCCGCGTGCGCGAGTCGCGCCGCGACGAGGTGCAGTCGATCAAGGGCAGCACCCGCCTCGAGGCCAAGAAGCAGCGTCGCCGCGAGGGCCGAGAGCAGGGTCGTCGCCGCACGATCATCACCGAGGCCGAGTTCCTCGCCCGCCGCGAGAGCGTCGAGCGCGTCATGGTCGTGCGCCAGCAGGGCGAGCGCACCCAGATCGCGGTCCTCGAGGACGGCGTGCTCGCCGAGCACTATGTCTCCCGTGAGACGACGTCGACCCTGGTCGGCAATGTCTACCTCGGTCGGGTGCAAAACGTGCTGCCGAGCATGGAGGCCGCCTTCATCGACATCGGCAAGGGCCGCAACGCCGTGCTCTACGCCGGTGAGGTCAACTGGGAGGCGCAGGGCGTCGGCAACGGCCAGGCCCGTCGCATCGAGAACGCCATGTCGGCCGGCGACTCGGTCCTCGTCCAGGTCACCAAGGACCCGGTCGGTCACAAGGGTGCGCGCCTGACCTCGCAGATCTCCCTGCCGGGCCGCTACGTGGTCTACGTGCCCGAGGGCAGCATGACCGGTATCTCCCGAAAGCTCCCGGACACCGAGCGCTCGCGGCTGAAGGCGATCCTCAAGCAGGTCGTCCCCGACAGCGCCGGTGTCATCGTGCGCACCGCTGCGGAGGGCGCCTCCGAGAAGGAGCTGACCGCCGACGTCGAGCGGCTCACCAAGGCCTGGGACAAGGTCAGCGAGGCGGCCGAGACCAAGAAGGTCAAGAAGGGCTCCTCCGGCGGTGCGCCCGTGCTGCTGCACGCCGAGCCCGACATGACCGTCCGGGTCATCCGCGACATCTTCAACGAGGACTTCGCCTCGATGGTCGTCTCGGGCGAGAGCGCCTGGCGCGAGATCAAGGGCTATGTCGACGCCGTGGCCCCGGACCTGTCCGACAGGCTCGAGCAGTGGACCGGTGAGGGTGACGTCTTCGGCGCGCACCGGGTCGACGAGGGGATCTCCAAGGCGATGGACCGCAAGGTCTGGCTGCCCTCGGGTGGCTCGCTCGTCATCGACCGCACCGAGGCGATGACCGTCGTCGACGTCAACACCGGCAAGTTCATCGGCTCCGGGGGCAACCTCGAGGAGACGGTCACCAAGAACAACCTCGAGGCGGCCGAGGAGATCGTGCGTCAGCTGCGGCTGCGCGACATCGGCGGCATCATCGTCGTCGACTTCATCGACATGGTCTTGGAGGCCAACCGCGACCTGGTCGTGCGTCGCCTCCTGGAGTGCCTGGGACGCGACCGCACCAAGCACCAGGTCGCCGAGGTGACCTCGCTCGGCCTGGTCCAGATGACCCGCAAGCGGGTCGGGGCCGGACTCATCGAGGTCTTCAGCGAGGAGTGCGAGCACTGCCAGGGCCGCGGCATCATCGTGCACAGCGAGCCCGTCCACCACGACCCGGGCGGTCACGCGGGGGGCAACCACGGCGGTAGTGGCGGCGGCAACGGCAACGGCGGCGGCAGGTCCCGTCGTGGCCGGTCGAAGGGAGAGTCCGACTCCTCCCAGCAGCGTCAGGAGCCCGTCGAGGAGACCACCGACGCCAACGGCCGCACCGCGGCCCAGATCGCTGCGGCGGCCCACGCCGCTGCGATCAAGAACATCTCGGGGGAGCCCGGCGAGGACGATGTCGCCGAGCTCGAGGTCCCCGCGCTCGACCAGCCCGTGGTCGAGGAGCCGGCGCCCGAGGAGGCGACGGCACCGGAGCCGGAGGCCCCGAAGCGTCGTCGTGGTGGCCGTCGCGCCGCCTCGAGCGCCGGCGCCCCGGTGGCCCTGGAGCCGGTCGACCTGACCCCGGCCACCGAGCCCGAGCCCGAGGTGGCACCGGAGCCGGTCGAGGCAGCAACGCCGGAGCCGGAGCCCGCGCTGGAGACCGAGCCGGAGCCGGAGCCGGAGGCCCCGAAGCGTCGTCGTGGTGGCCGTCGCGCCGCCTCGAGCGCCGGTGCGCCGGTCGCGCTGACGCCGGTGGATCTCACGGCCCCCGTCGAGACGCCGGCTGCCCCGATCACCAAGGTGGCGGGGGAGTCGGGCGAGGCCCCGACCACCCCGGTGGCCGACCCCGAGCCGGCTGCTCCGGCCCGTCCCAAGCGCAAGCGGGTGACGTCGCAGGCCGGTCCGCCGCAGGCCTGA
- a CDS encoding TIGR03936 family radical SAM-associated protein: protein MAAQRTPDGPPPPPAVQKLRIQYARRGRLRYSSTRDFGRALERALRRSGVPMAYSAGFHPHPKISYANGAATGAASEAEYFEISVTEQVDPDAVAAALDEALPEGLDIVSVVDAQPGALADRLQASRWLLEFPGVELADLERAVAGFMAQEHVEVERMFKKGLKSYDARGPVERAVTGVAEDGCAILTMVVRHTTPAVRPDDVLSAIAAATSFVPPRSPRATRLAQGIWSSETESVADPLAAD, encoded by the coding sequence ATGGCCGCACAACGCACTCCCGATGGTCCGCCACCACCCCCGGCGGTGCAGAAGCTGCGCATCCAGTACGCCCGTCGCGGGCGGCTGCGCTACTCCTCGACCCGTGACTTCGGGCGCGCCCTCGAGCGCGCCCTGCGCCGCTCGGGCGTGCCGATGGCCTACTCGGCGGGCTTCCACCCGCACCCAAAGATCTCCTACGCCAACGGCGCGGCGACCGGCGCGGCCAGCGAGGCGGAGTACTTCGAGATCTCGGTGACCGAGCAGGTCGACCCCGACGCGGTCGCTGCCGCGCTCGACGAGGCCCTGCCCGAGGGCCTGGACATCGTCTCGGTCGTCGACGCCCAGCCCGGTGCCCTGGCCGATCGGCTGCAGGCCAGCCGGTGGCTCCTGGAGTTCCCCGGTGTCGAGCTGGCCGATCTGGAGCGTGCCGTCGCCGGGTTCATGGCCCAGGAGCACGTCGAGGTCGAGCGCATGTTCAAGAAGGGCCTGAAGAGCTACGACGCGCGCGGGCCGGTCGAGCGGGCCGTCACAGGGGTGGCTGAGGACGGTTGTGCGATACTGACGATGGTCGTGCGGCACACCACACCTGCCGTTCGCCCCGACGACGTCCTCAGCGCGATCGCCGCTGCCACCTCGTTCGTGCCACCGCGCTCGCCCAGAGCGACGCGACTGGCGCAGGGGATCTGGAGCAGCGAGACCGAGAGCGTGGCCGATCCACTGGCCGCCGACTGA
- a CDS encoding FAD-binding and (Fe-S)-binding domain-containing protein, protein MTSPSTLLTEALHREGVSDARTDALTIGMYATDAGIYRVPPRAVVFPRHTDEIAATLSVARELGIPITARGAGTSCAGNAVGPGIVIDTARHLGRVLEVDADGAGGGSALVEAGTVHATLQARAREIGLRFGPDPSSHSRCTVGGMIGNNACGNRALGYGRTSDNVIGMDLLTAAGMHLTATTGVAGGRPSLTGDDALVARLTRLADDHLDTVRTKFATFGRQVSGYALEHLAPERGRDIGRMLIGSEGTLAVVTQARVRLVTDPPATSLVVLGFPDIYAAGDVAHLLKGLGAVAAEGIDSRIVDVVRTRRGEHAVPDLPRGAAWMLVEVPGEDAAAAHAAAERVRREIEHTDSLVVTDPAHARALWKIREDGAGLSARSPRDRPAHAGWEDAAVPPARLGDYLRAFDALLEEHDVQGLPYGHFGDGCLHIRLDIDLDAPDATDRYRRFVEDAADLVAAHGGSLSGEHGDGRARSALLPRMYDAETMGLFGSVKRAFDPTNLLNPGILVDPAPVDADIRIPAAHKVTVPLAFGYPEDGGDFSQAVHRCTGVGKCRAAGTSTTVMCPSYLATGEEKDSTRGRARVLQEMLNGSTITGGWSAPEVHDALDLCLSCKGCSSDCPTGVDMATYKSEALHQTYKGKLRPRSHYTLGRLPQMARLAARAPRLVNAMTSLPGLKKLTLPAAGVDPRRSIPSFARTTFRSWARDEGMIASAAQATGTDHPVALFVDSFTDHFSPQVGRTTVALLREAGFTPFVPAESLCCGLTFISTGQLDAARSTLDDAARTLGPVVAAGIPVVGMEPSCTAALRHDLPRLVDSALARQVAGGVRTVAEVLTTAIDEGRWSAPDLAGTEVVAQPHCHQHAVMSWAADEALLARTGATVTRLGGCCGLAGNFGVELGHYEVSVKIAEQQLLPAIDAAGKDAVVLADGFSCQTQIADLSERTGMHLVELLARVSPR, encoded by the coding sequence ATGACCTCGCCGTCCACGCTGCTCACCGAGGCCCTGCACCGCGAGGGCGTGTCCGACGCCCGCACCGATGCCCTGACGATCGGCATGTACGCCACCGACGCGGGCATCTACCGCGTCCCGCCGCGCGCGGTCGTCTTCCCCCGGCACACCGACGAGATCGCCGCGACCCTGTCGGTCGCCCGCGAGCTGGGCATCCCGATCACCGCACGCGGAGCCGGCACCTCGTGCGCTGGCAACGCGGTCGGCCCCGGCATCGTCATCGACACCGCACGCCACCTCGGGCGGGTCCTCGAGGTCGACGCGGACGGTGCGGGCGGCGGGTCCGCTCTCGTCGAGGCCGGCACCGTCCACGCCACCCTGCAGGCCCGCGCCCGCGAGATCGGCCTGCGCTTCGGCCCCGACCCGAGCAGCCACAGCCGCTGCACCGTCGGCGGCATGATCGGCAACAACGCCTGCGGCAACCGGGCCCTCGGCTACGGCCGCACCAGCGACAACGTCATCGGGATGGACCTGCTGACGGCGGCCGGCATGCACCTCACGGCCACCACGGGGGTGGCGGGGGGGCGCCCTTCGCTCACCGGCGACGACGCCCTCGTGGCCCGCCTGACCCGGCTGGCCGACGACCACCTCGACACCGTGCGGACCAAGTTCGCCACCTTCGGTCGACAGGTCTCGGGCTATGCCCTCGAGCACCTCGCCCCCGAGCGCGGCCGTGACATCGGCCGGATGCTCATCGGCTCGGAGGGGACCCTCGCGGTCGTCACGCAGGCCCGCGTGCGCCTGGTCACCGACCCGCCGGCCACCAGCCTCGTCGTGCTCGGCTTCCCCGACATCTACGCGGCGGGAGACGTCGCCCACCTGCTCAAGGGGCTGGGCGCGGTGGCTGCAGAGGGCATCGACTCGCGCATCGTCGACGTCGTGCGCACCCGCCGCGGTGAGCACGCCGTCCCCGACCTGCCCCGCGGCGCCGCGTGGATGCTCGTCGAGGTCCCGGGCGAGGACGCTGCCGCCGCCCATGCTGCCGCCGAGCGGGTCCGCCGCGAGATCGAGCACACCGACTCCCTCGTCGTCACCGACCCGGCGCATGCCCGGGCACTGTGGAAGATCCGCGAGGACGGCGCCGGTCTGTCCGCGCGCTCACCGCGTGACCGTCCGGCCCACGCTGGCTGGGAGGACGCCGCCGTCCCGCCGGCGCGCCTGGGGGACTACCTGCGGGCCTTCGACGCCCTGCTCGAGGAGCACGACGTGCAGGGTCTGCCCTACGGGCACTTCGGCGACGGCTGCCTGCACATCCGCCTCGACATCGACCTCGACGCGCCCGATGCGACCGACCGCTACCGCCGGTTCGTCGAGGACGCGGCCGACCTCGTCGCGGCCCACGGCGGCTCGCTCTCCGGCGAGCACGGTGACGGCCGGGCCCGCTCGGCGCTGCTGCCGCGCATGTACGACGCCGAGACCATGGGCCTCTTCGGCTCGGTCAAGCGCGCCTTCGACCCGACCAACCTGCTCAACCCGGGCATCCTCGTCGACCCGGCGCCCGTCGACGCCGACATCCGCATCCCCGCGGCCCACAAGGTCACCGTGCCGCTCGCCTTCGGCTACCCCGAGGACGGCGGCGACTTCAGCCAGGCCGTGCACCGGTGCACCGGCGTCGGCAAGTGCCGCGCCGCCGGCACGTCGACGACGGTCATGTGCCCGAGCTATCTCGCCACGGGGGAGGAGAAGGACTCCACCCGTGGTCGCGCCCGCGTCCTGCAGGAGATGCTCAACGGCTCCACGATCACCGGCGGCTGGAGCGCACCCGAGGTCCACGACGCCCTCGACCTGTGCCTGTCGTGCAAGGGCTGCTCCAGCGACTGCCCGACCGGCGTCGACATGGCGACCTACAAGTCCGAGGCACTCCACCAGACCTACAAGGGCAAGCTGCGCCCGCGCAGCCACTACACGCTCGGCCGGCTGCCGCAGATGGCTCGCCTGGCGGCCCGCGCCCCCCGTCTCGTCAACGCCATGACCTCCCTGCCGGGGCTGAAGAAGCTCACCCTGCCCGCCGCCGGCGTCGACCCCCGCCGCAGCATCCCCAGCTTTGCGCGCACGACCTTCCGCTCGTGGGCGCGAGACGAAGGGATGATCGCCTCCGCCGCGCAGGCGACGGGCACCGACCACCCTGTCGCGCTCTTCGTCGACTCCTTCACCGACCACTTCTCGCCGCAGGTGGGGCGGACCACCGTGGCGCTGCTGCGCGAGGCGGGGTTCACCCCCTTCGTCCCGGCGGAGTCGCTGTGCTGCGGCCTGACCTTCATCTCCACCGGGCAGCTCGACGCGGCGCGGTCGACGCTCGACGACGCCGCCCGCACCCTGGGCCCGGTGGTCGCGGCCGGCATCCCGGTGGTCGGCATGGAGCCCAGCTGCACCGCGGCGCTGCGCCACGACCTGCCGCGCCTCGTGGACTCCGCGCTCGCCCGGCAGGTGGCCGGTGGGGTGCGCACCGTGGCCGAGGTCCTCACCACGGCCATCGACGAGGGCCGCTGGAGCGCGCCCGACCTCGCCGGCACCGAGGTCGTCGCCCAGCCGCACTGCCACCAGCACGCGGTGATGAGCTGGGCCGCCGACGAGGCCCTGCTGGCGCGCACCGGCGCCACGGTCACGCGGCTCGGTGGCTGCTGCGGTCTCGCCGGCAACTTCGGCGTCGAGCTGGGCCACTACGAGGTGTCGGTCAAGATCGCCGAGCAGCAGCTGCTCCCGGCGATCGACGCCGCGGGCAAGGACGCGGTCGTCCTGGCCGACGGCTTCTCCTGCCAGACCCAGATCGCCGACCTGTCGGAGCGCACCGGCATGCACCTGGTCGAGCTGCTCGCCCGCGTGAGCCCCCGCTGA